From a single Rosa rugosa chromosome 7, drRosRugo1.1, whole genome shotgun sequence genomic region:
- the LOC133719952 gene encoding uncharacterized protein LOC133719952, protein MGETGLEENTQISAQHSNFLKNLSKNVRECVGSLRLIQEKYDALKAEFDKDRASIQAKYLQSCQTLYAQISLVEMPERSKKKLMALTTNVMRDDSDKGLGLQVMKYLAAKYEELGCEVKWMGKPDKVI, encoded by the exons ATGGGGGAGACTGGACTGGAGGAGAATACCCAAATATCTGCACAGCACTCCAATTTCCTCAAGAATCTATCAAAAAATGTCAGGGAGTGTGTTGGAAGTCTAAGATTGATCCAG GAAAAATATGATGCATTGAAAGCAGAGTTTGACAAGGATAGAGCATCAATTCAAGCAAAATATCTTCAATCATGTCAAACTTTGTACGCACAG ATTAGCTTGGTAGAAATGCCAGAGCGTAGCAAGAAAAAGTTGATGGCTTTGACCACTAATGTGATGAGAGATGATAGTGATAAG GGCCTTGGATTACAAGTTATGAAATATTTGGCTGCCAAATATGAAGAGCTAGGGTGTGAAGTGAAATGGATGGGCAAGCCTGATAAGGTGATCTAG